The proteins below come from a single Malus sylvestris chromosome 3, drMalSylv7.2, whole genome shotgun sequence genomic window:
- the LOC126617251 gene encoding probable NOT transcription complex subunit VIP2 isoform X1, whose amino-acid sequence MSGLLNSSLNGSASNIPDNSGRFASSFSGQSGAASPVFHHSGSIQGLHNIHGSFSVPNMPGTLTSRSSTLNNVPSGGVQQPTGSLSGGRFTSNNLPVALSQLSHGSSHGHSGITNRGGISVVGNPGFSSSTNGIGGSIPGILPTSAAIGNRNAVSGLGVSPILGNAGPRITSSMGNMVGGGNIGRSISSGGGLSVPGLVSRLNLSANSGSGSLTVQGQNRLMSGVLPQGSPQVISMLGNSYPNPGGPLSQSHVQVNNLNSMGIMNDVNSNDSSPFDINDFPSLTSRPSSAGGPQGQLGSLRKQGLGVSPIVQQNQEFSIQNEDFPALPGFKAGGNAEYGIDMHQKEQLHDNAVSMMQSQHFSMGRSSGFNLGGAYSSHRPQQQQQHAPSVSSSGVSFSQVNNQDFLHMHGSDIFPSSHSTYHSQTSGGPPGIGLRPLNSANSVSGMGSYDQLIQQYQQQNQSQFRLQQMSAGNQSFRDQGMKSMQSAQSAPDLFGLLGLLSVIRMSDPDLTSLALGIDLTTLGLNLNSTENLHKTFGSPWSDEPAKGDPEFGVPQCYYTKQPPVLHQGYFSKFSVETLFYIFYSMPKDEAQLYAAYELNNRGWFYHKEHRLWFIRVPNMEPLVKTNAYEKGSYHCFDPNTFETIRKDNFVVHYELLEKRPTLPQH is encoded by the exons ATGTCGGGTTTACTTAAT TCTTCTCTAAACGGATCAGCCTCAAATATTCCAGACAATAGTGGGCGATTTGCGTCATCTTTCTCTGGTCAATCTGGTGCAGCTTCTCCTGTTTTTCATCACTCAG GAAGTATTCAGGGATTGCATAACATTCATGGGAGCTTCAGTGTTCCCAATATGCCAGGTACTTTAACATCAAGAAGTTCAACATTAAATAATGTTCCTTCCGGTGGAGTACAACAACCAACTGGAAGCCTCTCTGGCGGACGATTCACATCAAATAACCTTCCTGTTGCTTTGTCTCAG TTATCTCATGGAAGCTCCCATGGACATTCAGGAATCACTAATAGAGGAGGTATAAGTGTAGTAGGAAACCCTGGATTTAGTAGTAGCACAAATGGAATTGGCGGTTCTATTCCTGGGATTCTCCCTACATCTGCTGCAATTGGTAACCGGAATGCTGTTTCAGGGTTGGGCGTGTCCCCAATTTTGGGAAATGCTGGTCCTCGGATTACAAGTTCCATGGGAAACATGGTTGGTGGGGGCAACATTGGGAGGAGTATTAGCTCTGGTGGAGGTTTGTCAGTGCCTGGTCTTGTTTCTCGTCTAAATTTAAGTGCAAATAGTGGATCTGGAAGCTTAACTGTCCAAGGGCAAAATCGCTTGATGAGTGGTGTGCTACCACAAG GTTCTCCGCAAGTAATTTCGATGCTTGGAAATTCTTATCCTAATCCTGGAGGTCCACTTTCTCAAAGCCATGTCCAAGTGAATAACTTGAACTCTATGGGAATAATGAATGATGTGAATTCTAATGACAGTTCTCCTTTTGACATCAATGATTTCCCTTCATTAACAAGTCGTCCTAGTTCTGCGGGAGGGCCCCAGGGGCAATTGG GTTCACTACGAAAACAAGGCCTTGGCGTTAGTCCTATTGTTCAACAGAACCAAGAGTTCAGCATCCAAAATGAGGACTTTCCAGCTTTACCAGGATTTAAAG CAGGTGGTAATGCTGAATATGGGATTGATATGCACCAGAAAGAACAACTCCATGACAATGCTGTGTCAATGATGCAATCTCAGCACTTCTCA ATGGGAAGGTCCTCAGGATTTAACTTGGGGGGTGCTTATTCTTCTCATAGGCCacaacaacagcaacaacatGCTCCATCAGTCAGCAGTAGTGGTGTCTCGTTTTCACAAGTAAACAATCAGGATTTTCTCCATATGCATGGTTCAGACATATTCCCATCATCACATTCAACATATCATTCACAG ACTAGTGGAGGACCTCCTGGCATTGGATTAAGACCTCTGAATTCTGCCAATTCAGTTTCTGGTATGGGTTCATATGACCAGCTTATTCAGCAGtatcaacaacaaaatcaaTCCCAGTTTCGCCTGCAACAGATGTCAGCTGGAAATCAATCATTTAGGGATCAGGGAATGAAATCAATGCAGTCAGCGCAATCCGCTCCAGACCTATTTGGTTTGCTTGGATTGTTAAGTGTCATAAGGATGAGCGATCCTGATCTTACATCGCTTGCACTTGGAATTGATTTGACAACACTGGGATTAAACTTGAATTCAACAGAAAATCTTCACAAGACTTTTGGTTCCCCGTGGTCTGACGAGCCAGCTAAGGGTGATCCAGAGTTTGGTGTTCCTCAATGTTACTATACTAAACAACCGCCTGTACTACAT CAAGGGTATTTTTCAAAGTTTTCTGTGGAAACGTTGTTCTATATCTTTTACAG CATGCCCAAAGACGAAGCCCAATTATATGCTGCCTATGAACT TAATAATAGAGGCTGGTTTTATCACAAGGAGCACCGTCTATGGTTCATAAGGGTACCGAACATGGAGCCACTTGTGAAGACCAACGCGTACGAGAAAGGATCTTATCACTGCTTTGATCCCAATACATTTGAAACAATCCGAAAG GATAATTTTGTGGTGCATTATGAGTTGTTGGAGAAGAGACCGACGTTACCACAGCATTGA
- the LOC126617251 gene encoding probable NOT transcription complex subunit VIP2 isoform X7: MPGTLTSRSSTLNNVPSGGVQQPTGSLSGGRFTSNNLPVALSQLSHGSSHGHSGITNRGGISVVGNPGFSSSTNGIGGSIPGILPTSAAIGNRNAVSGLGVSPILGNAGPRITSSMGNMVGGGNIGRSISSGGGLSVPGLVSRLNLSANSGSGSLTVQGQNRLMSGVLPQGSPQVISMLGNSYPNPGGPLSQSHVQVNNLNSMGIMNDVNSNDSSPFDINDFPSLTSRPSSAGGPQGQLGSLRKQGLGVSPIVQQNQEFSIQNEDFPALPGFKAGGNAEYGIDMHQKEQLHDNAVSMMQSQHFSMGRSSGFNLGGAYSSHRPQQQQQHAPSVSSSGVSFSQVNNQDFLHMHGSDIFPSSHSTYHSQTSGGPPGIGLRPLNSANSVSGMGSYDQLIQQYQQQNQSQFRLQQMSAGNQSFRDQGMKSMQSAQSAPDLFGLLGLLSVIRMSDPDLTSLALGIDLTTLGLNLNSTENLHKTFGSPWSDEPAKGDPEFGVPQCYYTKQPPVLHQGYFSKFSVETLFYIFYSMPKDEAQLYAAYELNNRGWFYHKEHRLWFIRVPNMEPLVKTNAYEKGSYHCFDPNTFETIRKDNFVVHYELLEKRPTLPQH, translated from the exons ATGCCAGGTACTTTAACATCAAGAAGTTCAACATTAAATAATGTTCCTTCCGGTGGAGTACAACAACCAACTGGAAGCCTCTCTGGCGGACGATTCACATCAAATAACCTTCCTGTTGCTTTGTCTCAG TTATCTCATGGAAGCTCCCATGGACATTCAGGAATCACTAATAGAGGAGGTATAAGTGTAGTAGGAAACCCTGGATTTAGTAGTAGCACAAATGGAATTGGCGGTTCTATTCCTGGGATTCTCCCTACATCTGCTGCAATTGGTAACCGGAATGCTGTTTCAGGGTTGGGCGTGTCCCCAATTTTGGGAAATGCTGGTCCTCGGATTACAAGTTCCATGGGAAACATGGTTGGTGGGGGCAACATTGGGAGGAGTATTAGCTCTGGTGGAGGTTTGTCAGTGCCTGGTCTTGTTTCTCGTCTAAATTTAAGTGCAAATAGTGGATCTGGAAGCTTAACTGTCCAAGGGCAAAATCGCTTGATGAGTGGTGTGCTACCACAAG GTTCTCCGCAAGTAATTTCGATGCTTGGAAATTCTTATCCTAATCCTGGAGGTCCACTTTCTCAAAGCCATGTCCAAGTGAATAACTTGAACTCTATGGGAATAATGAATGATGTGAATTCTAATGACAGTTCTCCTTTTGACATCAATGATTTCCCTTCATTAACAAGTCGTCCTAGTTCTGCGGGAGGGCCCCAGGGGCAATTGG GTTCACTACGAAAACAAGGCCTTGGCGTTAGTCCTATTGTTCAACAGAACCAAGAGTTCAGCATCCAAAATGAGGACTTTCCAGCTTTACCAGGATTTAAAG CAGGTGGTAATGCTGAATATGGGATTGATATGCACCAGAAAGAACAACTCCATGACAATGCTGTGTCAATGATGCAATCTCAGCACTTCTCA ATGGGAAGGTCCTCAGGATTTAACTTGGGGGGTGCTTATTCTTCTCATAGGCCacaacaacagcaacaacatGCTCCATCAGTCAGCAGTAGTGGTGTCTCGTTTTCACAAGTAAACAATCAGGATTTTCTCCATATGCATGGTTCAGACATATTCCCATCATCACATTCAACATATCATTCACAG ACTAGTGGAGGACCTCCTGGCATTGGATTAAGACCTCTGAATTCTGCCAATTCAGTTTCTGGTATGGGTTCATATGACCAGCTTATTCAGCAGtatcaacaacaaaatcaaTCCCAGTTTCGCCTGCAACAGATGTCAGCTGGAAATCAATCATTTAGGGATCAGGGAATGAAATCAATGCAGTCAGCGCAATCCGCTCCAGACCTATTTGGTTTGCTTGGATTGTTAAGTGTCATAAGGATGAGCGATCCTGATCTTACATCGCTTGCACTTGGAATTGATTTGACAACACTGGGATTAAACTTGAATTCAACAGAAAATCTTCACAAGACTTTTGGTTCCCCGTGGTCTGACGAGCCAGCTAAGGGTGATCCAGAGTTTGGTGTTCCTCAATGTTACTATACTAAACAACCGCCTGTACTACAT CAAGGGTATTTTTCAAAGTTTTCTGTGGAAACGTTGTTCTATATCTTTTACAG CATGCCCAAAGACGAAGCCCAATTATATGCTGCCTATGAACT TAATAATAGAGGCTGGTTTTATCACAAGGAGCACCGTCTATGGTTCATAAGGGTACCGAACATGGAGCCACTTGTGAAGACCAACGCGTACGAGAAAGGATCTTATCACTGCTTTGATCCCAATACATTTGAAACAATCCGAAAG GATAATTTTGTGGTGCATTATGAGTTGTTGGAGAAGAGACCGACGTTACCACAGCATTGA